The following coding sequences are from one Magnetococcales bacterium window:
- a CDS encoding ImmA/IrrE family metallo-endopeptidase has protein sequence MAMNVRMEFGKRLSHELKRRGFDKGRMPPDLSLDVAILQEYQNGKRKVNLSEIGNICKNLGINPVYFISSNYSYPTLSFRNAKKEHVEFALKIEDAVLTIQDCFPDFCVPDIEIPKFIEKDFFDIIDHVVSFLDRFKFSNVESLLGMMKIMILPIRPPADIDYDAFLVITKSKGVICLNPNKPPVRQHFSILYELAHFIFDREKGFGIDVLPNNLYNDRIEYKFQPEFIANKFAQYFLVPAHWAIKASYAWPMFHAEEAQKILNERKTSPQVMVNALCDQLRRLRSGADSSFLLYREIGEKLNSCVLTSGDASFIKTVISQHAQEIKKCLLKNQGKYSSEIFAQIMYVLQLE, from the coding sequence ATGGCAATGAATGTGCGCATGGAGTTTGGTAAACGACTTTCCCATGAGCTTAAAAGAAGAGGCTTCGACAAGGGAAGAATGCCTCCTGATTTGTCTCTTGATGTGGCGATTCTTCAGGAATACCAGAACGGAAAGAGGAAAGTGAATCTTTCTGAAATTGGAAATATTTGTAAAAATCTTGGAATAAATCCAGTATATTTTATTTCTTCAAATTATTCATATCCGACTCTTTCTTTCAGAAATGCTAAAAAGGAACATGTTGAATTTGCTTTAAAAATTGAAGATGCTGTCTTGACAATTCAAGATTGTTTTCCCGATTTTTGTGTGCCAGATATTGAAATACCGAAATTTATTGAAAAAGATTTTTTTGATATTATTGATCATGTGGTTTCTTTTCTCGACAGGTTCAAGTTTTCTAATGTTGAAAGTTTGTTGGGCATGATGAAAATCATGATTCTTCCCATTCGTCCACCGGCCGATATTGATTATGATGCTTTTCTTGTGATCACGAAATCCAAAGGGGTCATCTGTTTGAATCCAAACAAGCCTCCTGTTCGGCAGCATTTTTCAATTCTTTATGAGCTGGCACATTTTATTTTTGATAGGGAAAAAGGGTTTGGTATTGATGTGTTGCCAAACAATTTATACAATGATCGTATTGAATATAAATTTCAGCCTGAATTTATTGCAAATAAATTTGCTCAATATTTTTTGGTTCCAGCCCATTGGGCCATAAAGGCATCTTACGCTTGGCCAATGTTTCATGCTGAAGAAGCTCAGAAGATTCTCAATGAAAGAAAAACGTCTCCCCAGGTTATGGTGAATGCTCTATGTGATCAACTTCGTCGCCTTCGTTCTGGGGCTGATTCTTCTTTTCTGCTGTATAGAGAAATTGGAGAGAAATTGAATTCTTGCGTATTGACAAGTGGTGATGCTTCATTTATTAAAACTGTTATCTCTCAACATGCACAAGAAATCAAAAAATGCTTGTTGAAAAATCAGGGTAAATATTCCAGTGAAATTTTTGCACAGATCATGTACGTTCTCCAGTTGGAGTGA
- a CDS encoding response regulator: protein MAQRAFLKPLSRILHVLLGLFILVSGLVGMIGWHASLPHLVQVSPAHVAMQYNTALAFFLTGIGISALNSQWFQIAYLCGGAVALLGGLSLVEYLVGLNLGLDQLFMVHHITIYTSHPGRMAPNTAVCFVLTGIVLAGWRYAIRTSTWYVMGVLGAIATGIALAEIVSYSLMLEADFGWFHFTKMAPQTAVGFFVAGMGALAYGWRQSAILYGFRSAWGLATTGLIGMMITVILGVIVKISLEEHNFDAGSFLHLVDDLILILGISLTITLVASMAFAHAARQRFMDLSAAHQQLQEETNRHCQTARALQETVARLRISEANYGDLFENVHSGVAVYSTPDMGNTFIFQGYNRAAERMDQISRDRVLGQDVTAVFPGVVYFGLLEVFRRVWRTGMPEHHPSSLYRDQRLMAWRENYVCRLASGVIVAVYEDVTERKQSELALQQAKEQAEQATRAKSDFLAVVSHEIRTPMNVILGMCEVMLETNLNHEQRHHVETMNRSSTVLMGIINDILDISRIETGRLVLGCASFSPRQVVEDIVEILQVSAREKGIVLDDHVDSEIPDAILGDDVRLRQVMTNLVGNAIKFTPVGRIEVCLTLQSEAPEALLFQVADTGIGIAQELQGKIFDQFVQADMGMTRRFGGVGLGLFICRRLVELMGGRLWLESELGQGSTFSFTLPVRKTDPSGPLATLQNPIVGADARSLNILLVEDSPDNQILFQTYLKKSSHRLVIVNNGVEGVARVKEEAFDLVLMDLQMPIMDGYTATRHIRQWEREAERSPLIILALSAHASSGNKQESLAAGCDDHLTKPIKKQELLEVIRRIGQSRPVSEGVQ from the coding sequence ATGGCGCAACGTGCATTTCTGAAACCACTTTCGCGGATCCTGCACGTACTCCTGGGTTTATTTATCCTGGTATCTGGCCTGGTGGGGATGATTGGTTGGCATGCCAGTCTGCCGCATCTTGTACAGGTCAGTCCGGCTCATGTGGCCATGCAGTACAATACAGCTTTGGCATTTTTCTTGACCGGAATCGGGATATCGGCTCTGAATTCACAGTGGTTCCAGATTGCGTACCTGTGTGGTGGAGCGGTAGCGTTATTGGGCGGTCTCTCTTTGGTGGAATATCTGGTCGGGCTGAATTTGGGTCTGGATCAGTTGTTCATGGTTCATCATATCACGATTTACACTTCCCATCCCGGACGCATGGCCCCCAATACGGCCGTCTGTTTTGTCTTGACAGGGATTGTTTTGGCAGGATGGAGGTATGCCATCCGGACCTCGACCTGGTATGTCATGGGTGTGTTGGGGGCGATTGCGACAGGAATTGCCTTGGCTGAGATTGTCAGCTATTCCTTGATGTTGGAAGCTGATTTCGGATGGTTTCATTTCACGAAAATGGCTCCACAAACCGCTGTTGGTTTTTTCGTCGCAGGCATGGGCGCATTGGCCTATGGCTGGCGTCAATCCGCAATTTTGTATGGATTCAGGTCAGCCTGGGGTCTGGCAACAACCGGGTTGATCGGGATGATGATCACCGTGATTTTGGGGGTTATTGTCAAAATATCTTTGGAAGAACATAACTTTGATGCTGGATCCTTTCTTCACCTGGTCGATGATTTGATCCTGATCCTGGGTATTTCCCTGACGATAACTTTAGTGGCATCGATGGCGTTCGCCCACGCTGCCAGGCAAAGGTTCATGGATCTGTCGGCTGCCCACCAACAGTTGCAGGAGGAGACCAACAGGCATTGCCAGACTGCCCGGGCTTTGCAGGAGACAGTTGCCCGGCTCCGGATCAGTGAAGCGAACTATGGCGATCTGTTTGAGAATGTTCACAGTGGAGTGGCGGTTTATTCAACGCCAGACATGGGGAATACGTTCATTTTTCAGGGGTATAATCGGGCTGCGGAACGGATGGACCAGATATCCAGAGACAGGGTGTTGGGACAGGACGTGACTGCGGTGTTTCCGGGTGTGGTCTACTTTGGTCTCCTGGAAGTTTTTCGTCGGGTCTGGCGCACGGGCATGCCGGAACACCATCCTTCCTCCTTGTATCGGGATCAGCGGCTCATGGCCTGGCGAGAAAACTATGTATGCCGCCTGGCCAGTGGAGTCATCGTTGCCGTGTATGAGGATGTCACGGAACGCAAGCAGTCGGAGCTGGCTTTGCAACAAGCCAAAGAGCAGGCCGAACAAGCCACCCGGGCCAAAAGTGACTTCCTGGCTGTCGTGAGCCATGAGATTCGCACACCCATGAATGTGATCCTGGGGATGTGCGAGGTCATGCTGGAGACGAATTTGAATCATGAACAACGTCACCATGTCGAAACCATGAATCGTTCAAGTACGGTATTGATGGGAATCATCAACGATATTCTGGATATCTCACGCATTGAAACGGGTCGTCTTGTCCTGGGCTGTGCGTCTTTTTCGCCGCGCCAGGTCGTGGAGGATATCGTTGAAATCTTGCAGGTGTCTGCCCGGGAAAAAGGCATTGTTTTGGATGACCATGTGGATTCAGAAATACCGGATGCCATCCTGGGCGACGATGTGCGTTTGCGACAGGTGATGACAAACCTGGTCGGCAATGCCATCAAGTTTACGCCGGTTGGCCGCATCGAAGTATGCCTGACGTTACAAAGCGAGGCACCGGAAGCGTTGTTGTTCCAGGTTGCTGACACCGGGATCGGCATTGCCCAGGAGCTGCAAGGGAAAATATTCGACCAGTTTGTCCAGGCCGATATGGGGATGACACGTCGTTTTGGGGGGGTTGGTTTGGGATTGTTTATTTGCCGGCGTTTGGTGGAACTGATGGGGGGGCGGTTGTGGTTGGAAAGCGAATTGGGACAGGGAAGCACTTTTTCTTTTACCTTGCCGGTTCGGAAAACAGATCCCTCCGGTCCGCTGGCCACGCTCCAGAATCCGATTGTCGGAGCGGACGCCCGGTCTCTGAACATTTTGTTGGTCGAAGACTCTCCGGACAATCAGATTCTGTTTCAAACCTATTTGAAGAAAAGTTCCCATCGGCTGGTGATTGTGAACAATGGTGTCGAGGGTGTTGCCCGTGTCAAGGAGGAGGCGTTCGACCTGGTTCTCATGGACCTGCAAATGCCCATCATGGACGGCTACACCGCAACGCGCCATATTCGCCAATGGGAACGGGAAGCTGAACGATCTCCCCTGATTATTCTGGCCTTGAGCGCCCACGCCTCATCAGGCAACAAACAGGAAAGTCTGGCTGCCGGTTGCGACGATCATCTGACAAAACCCATCAAAAAACAGGAGTTGCTGGAGGTGATTCGACGGATTGGGCAGAGTAGGCCGGTTTCTGAAGGCGTTCAGTAA
- the amrA gene encoding AmmeMemoRadiSam system protein A — MQGKQLPNLVRTHLQQVLTGQKGLSAASLMTDWPDLAQPGACFITLTRKGQLQGCIGSLEARRPLAEDLLDNAVASATRDPRFQPMQAAMLPEVRIEVSLLTPPQPFPYRDAADLMARLQPGVHGVTLTLGGRRATFLPQVWEQLPDPAQFLRHLCQKAGLSGDCCQQHPEISVYMAEKFKE, encoded by the coding sequence ATGCAGGGAAAACAATTGCCGAATCTGGTTCGCACGCATTTGCAGCAGGTGTTGACAGGGCAGAAAGGCTTGTCAGCCGCATCTCTGATGACGGATTGGCCCGATCTGGCTCAACCGGGAGCCTGTTTTATCACCTTGACCCGGAAAGGCCAGTTGCAAGGGTGCATCGGTTCTCTGGAGGCGCGTCGTCCCCTGGCGGAAGACCTGCTCGACAATGCGGTGGCTTCGGCTACCCGGGACCCCCGCTTCCAACCCATGCAGGCCGCCATGCTGCCCGAGGTACGCATTGAAGTGTCGCTGCTGACGCCGCCCCAGCCCTTTCCGTATCGGGATGCTGCCGATTTGATGGCGCGTCTGCAACCCGGTGTGCATGGCGTGACCTTGACCTTGGGTGGCCGACGGGCCACGTTCCTCCCGCAGGTGTGGGAGCAATTGCCGGATCCGGCACAATTTTTGAGACATCTTTGCCAGAAGGCCGGTCTGTCAGGGGATTGCTGCCAACAGCATCCGGAAATTTCAGTTTATATGGCCGAAAAATTCAAGGAGTGA
- a CDS encoding ABC transporter substrate-binding protein, with amino-acid sequence MVKHIFFLIFLFFVWIPTLFAAHGLSLDGTLKYPADFERFDYTSPKAAIGGELILDGIGGFDKMNPFTLKGTAPEYLDTLVFETLTTRSLDEPFAQYGLLAQNMEVAPDGLSVVYTLNPAAKFADGSPVTAHDVAFSFTTLMSDKAQPNFRSYWQDIARAEVISDQVVRFHFRQKNRELPLITGEMPILSRAFFAKQAFDQADLTPPLGSGPYQIKSFQPGKIITYERRADYWGWKLPVRRGQFNFQQITIKYFRDPQVALEGFKAGEFIFNFENNSKQWARDYQGEKFDQGLIVKETLPHKNSAGMQGFVMNLRRPFFKDIRVRKAFNLAFDFEWSNLNLFYGQYTRSESYFTNSELAAQGTPSPEELALLEPFRNQLDPVVFQDVLRPPSTLPPHSLRDNLRQAMALLKEAGWKMGPNGILLNAEGKPFEVDALLGMQAFERVLGPYAENLRKLGIRLNYRTVDLSLYQRRLENFDFDLIVGTYGQSLSPGNEQRGFWHSSQAQVPGSRNLIGIENPVVDALVDHIIYAKDRPALITACRALDRVLRSGWYMVPHFHIPFHRVAYWNRFAKPEKLPLYYTPHDWLFTWWFKKDPTATGKKP; translated from the coding sequence ATGGTCAAACACATTTTTTTCCTGATTTTCCTGTTTTTTGTCTGGATACCCACCCTCTTTGCCGCTCACGGCCTGAGCCTCGATGGTACGCTGAAATACCCGGCTGATTTCGAACGCTTTGACTACACCTCACCCAAAGCCGCAATCGGAGGCGAGTTGATTCTTGATGGCATAGGCGGGTTCGACAAAATGAACCCCTTTACCCTGAAAGGAACCGCGCCAGAATATCTGGATACCCTGGTCTTTGAAACCTTGACCACACGCTCCCTGGATGAACCCTTTGCCCAATATGGTTTACTGGCCCAAAACATGGAAGTGGCACCAGATGGCCTGTCCGTGGTCTATACCCTCAACCCGGCTGCCAAATTTGCCGACGGCTCCCCCGTCACCGCCCACGATGTCGCCTTTTCCTTCACAACCCTCATGTCGGACAAGGCCCAACCCAATTTTCGGAGTTATTGGCAAGACATTGCACGCGCCGAAGTCATCTCCGACCAGGTGGTCCGTTTTCATTTTCGTCAAAAAAATCGGGAACTCCCCCTGATCACGGGTGAAATGCCAATCCTGAGCCGTGCCTTCTTCGCCAAACAGGCTTTCGACCAGGCCGATCTGACCCCGCCGCTCGGTTCCGGTCCCTATCAAATCAAATCTTTCCAGCCTGGCAAAATCATCACTTACGAACGGCGAGCCGACTATTGGGGATGGAAGTTGCCCGTCCGGCGAGGACAATTCAACTTTCAACAGATCACCATCAAATATTTTCGGGATCCCCAGGTCGCCCTGGAAGGATTCAAGGCCGGCGAGTTCATTTTCAATTTTGAAAACAATTCCAAACAGTGGGCACGCGACTATCAGGGTGAAAAATTCGACCAGGGCCTCATCGTCAAGGAGACCCTGCCCCACAAAAACAGTGCCGGCATGCAGGGCTTTGTCATGAATCTCCGACGGCCCTTTTTCAAGGATATCCGCGTGCGCAAGGCCTTCAATCTGGCCTTCGACTTCGAATGGAGCAATCTGAACCTGTTTTATGGGCAATATACCCGCTCGGAAAGTTATTTTACCAACTCCGAGCTGGCCGCACAGGGAACCCCTTCTCCAGAAGAACTGGCCCTCCTGGAACCTTTCCGAAATCAACTGGATCCGGTGGTCTTCCAGGATGTGTTGCGTCCCCCCTCCACCCTCCCGCCGCACTCCCTGCGCGACAACCTGCGCCAAGCCATGGCCCTGCTGAAAGAGGCCGGCTGGAAAATGGGACCCAACGGTATCCTGCTCAATGCCGAAGGCAAACCATTCGAGGTGGATGCCCTGCTGGGCATGCAGGCCTTCGAACGGGTCCTGGGTCCCTACGCGGAAAACTTGCGCAAACTGGGCATTCGCCTGAACTATCGCACCGTCGATCTCTCTCTCTATCAACGCCGTCTGGAAAATTTTGATTTTGACCTGATCGTTGGCACCTACGGTCAATCCCTCTCGCCTGGCAACGAACAACGCGGTTTTTGGCACTCATCCCAGGCCCAGGTCCCGGGCAGCCGCAATCTGATCGGTATCGAAAATCCCGTGGTGGATGCCCTGGTTGACCACATCATCTACGCCAAGGATCGCCCCGCCCTGATCACGGCCTGCCGTGCCCTGGATCGGGTGTTGCGCAGCGGCTGGTACATGGTGCCTCACTTCCACATTCCCTTCCACCGGGTTGCCTACTGGAATCGCTTTGCCAAACCAGAAAAACTTCCCCTCTACTATACACCCCACGATTGGCTCTTCACTTGGTGGTTCAAAAAAGATCCAACCGCAACAGGAAAGAAACCGTGA
- the amrB gene encoding AmmeMemoRadiSam system protein B, giving the protein MGSIRIRTPAVAGTFYPGQTRELRATIQQLLQVAKSVADPPCAMVAPHAGYTYSGYTMACAYRSLPRVPNETTPGRRVVLVGPSHRVHLEGISVGPYHAFQTPLGMVEVDMETVERLATVTDVSRSMAPHSLEHSLEVHLPFLQMVVGNFRLVPIVYGEITPERLAHLIQFCLEPDDLLVVSSDLSHFHSYEEAILLDEESHRAVLHLDSKAMGECEACGNIGMRAILDVAQQRSWRVALADYRNSGDTSGDKSRVVGYASYLFHPAAAFCV; this is encoded by the coding sequence ATGGGATCAATACGCATTCGGACTCCAGCGGTTGCCGGGACCTTCTATCCCGGGCAGACCCGGGAATTGCGGGCGACGATACAACAGCTTTTGCAGGTGGCCAAAAGTGTGGCCGACCCTCCCTGCGCCATGGTGGCACCCCATGCCGGCTACACCTATTCGGGGTATACGATGGCCTGTGCCTATCGTTCGTTGCCCCGGGTCCCGAACGAGACAACTCCGGGTCGGCGTGTGGTATTGGTGGGACCCAGTCACCGGGTCCACCTCGAAGGAATTTCCGTGGGTCCCTATCATGCCTTCCAGACTCCTTTGGGGATGGTGGAGGTCGATATGGAAACCGTGGAGCGATTGGCAACCGTGACGGATGTGAGTCGTTCCATGGCTCCGCACAGTCTGGAACACTCCCTGGAGGTGCATCTGCCTTTTCTGCAAATGGTTGTGGGTAATTTTCGTCTGGTGCCCATCGTTTATGGGGAGATTACCCCGGAACGGCTGGCACACCTGATCCAGTTTTGCCTGGAGCCGGACGATCTGCTCGTGGTTTCGTCCGACCTGTCCCATTTCCACTCCTACGAAGAGGCGATCCTCCTGGATGAGGAGAGTCACCGGGCCGTGTTGCACCTTGATTCCAAGGCCATGGGGGAGTGCGAAGCGTGTGGCAACATCGGGATGCGGGCCATCCTGGATGTTGCCCAACAACGGTCCTGGCGGGTTGCCCTGGCCGACTATCGCAACTCCGGTGATACCTCTGGCGACAAAAGCCGGGTCGTTGGTTATGCCAGCTATCTGTTTCATCCGGCCGCCGCATTTTGTGTCTGA
- the dsrA gene encoding dissimilatory-type sulfite reductase subunit alpha: MSVKNDARKIELNTPLLDQLETGGWPSFVTDLKAYSKKRPQVGQLLNQLNESYENRWNYWIGTVLNVPGYGGGVIARLSQKADKYPDLAQFHTVRVIEPPGWVYNTKNLRQLADIAEKHGAGIMQLHGMTGDVLLLGFDNDQSMSVAEELMENGWDIGGSGGALRTLQCCVGQARCEMACYDTMKVTKHLTDTFIHYLHRPEFVYKFKFKLSGCPNDCSNAMMRSDMPIIGTWRGEMQINQAKVKEFVKAKGRAYVIDNVLTRCPTKCISLKDDDSIVVEHQDCVRCMHCINVMHKALKVGKDKGVTICIGGKRTLKIGDTIATMIVPFMKLESDEDLGKLTEFVERVWEFWNDNGMDHERVGEFIARVGLATFLDGIGVEPDVRMVNRPRSSPYIKFEELAPARIGGEQNKMPPVWNKEPEGAESVSR, from the coding sequence ATGAGTGTCAAAAACGATGCCCGAAAGATTGAACTGAATACACCCCTCCTGGATCAATTGGAGACGGGTGGCTGGCCCAGCTTTGTGACGGATTTGAAAGCTTATTCCAAGAAACGTCCCCAGGTTGGACAGCTCCTGAACCAGTTGAATGAGTCCTACGAGAACCGTTGGAATTACTGGATCGGCACGGTTCTGAACGTGCCCGGCTATGGCGGTGGCGTCATTGCCCGTCTTTCCCAGAAAGCGGACAAGTATCCTGACTTGGCACAGTTTCATACCGTGCGTGTCATTGAGCCGCCAGGCTGGGTTTACAACACGAAAAATCTGCGCCAGTTGGCGGATATTGCTGAGAAACACGGTGCCGGGATCATGCAGCTGCATGGCATGACGGGCGACGTTCTGCTGCTGGGCTTTGACAACGACCAGTCCATGTCGGTTGCCGAAGAGCTGATGGAGAATGGCTGGGACATCGGTGGTTCCGGTGGTGCCCTGCGGACCCTGCAATGCTGCGTCGGTCAGGCCCGTTGCGAAATGGCCTGCTACGACACGATGAAGGTCACCAAGCACCTGACCGATACCTTCATCCACTATCTGCATCGCCCTGAATTCGTCTACAAGTTCAAGTTCAAACTCTCCGGATGCCCGAATGACTGCTCGAATGCGATGATGCGCTCGGATATGCCGATCATTGGCACCTGGCGCGGCGAGATGCAGATCAATCAGGCCAAGGTGAAAGAGTTTGTGAAGGCCAAGGGCCGGGCCTATGTCATCGACAACGTCCTGACCCGCTGCCCCACCAAGTGCATTTCCCTGAAGGATGATGACTCCATTGTCGTCGAACATCAGGATTGCGTGCGCTGCATGCACTGCATCAACGTGATGCACAAGGCTCTGAAAGTGGGCAAGGACAAGGGGGTGACCATCTGCATCGGTGGCAAACGGACCCTGAAGATCGGCGATACGATTGCCACGATGATCGTCCCCTTCATGAAACTCGAATCCGACGAGGATTTGGGTAAACTGACCGAGTTTGTGGAACGTGTTTGGGAATTCTGGAATGACAACGGCATGGATCACGAGCGGGTGGGTGAATTCATCGCTCGGGTCGGCCTGGCGACCTTCCTGGATGGTATCGGGGTTGAACCGGATGTGCGTATGGTGAACCGGCCCCGGAGCAGTCCCTACATCAAGTTTGAAGAGCTGGCCCCGGCGCGTATCGGGGGCGAGCAGAACAAAATGCCACCTGTTTGGAACAAAGAGCCGGAAGGTGCCGAATCTGTCAGCCGGTAA
- a CDS encoding alpha-amylase has translation MSAPTLRILDPKKPRRLVDLSLEATSSMSSSPSDWRDQFFYFLLPDRFSDGREHAANRPLFDRHHPTHARIRDRAAWIGAARRCNGGTLSGIRSKLDYLQNLGISTLWLGPIWKQRRETLGDFGYGIQNFLEVDPRFGSVADLRVLADSVHERGMYLILDIILTHTGNNWFYRDEHGQGRDSMPFKETRYEFAGWRNAQGECVPKIMDADAGVWPEELQDPSWYTRNGCMEMSGNRATTEPALERGDLADLKELDLHQEQILTAMIRLWCHWIVRSDCDGFRIDTLRPLPPEVTHRFCAEIRQFAGSLGKEEFLLLGEGKQQPGAPWHGMAETQDLADAVLDHGELVENLDELLAGNLHPQRFFAMFDNPAHASGVAGGGRYRVMFLDHRDLDISAGTASREERYQRLAQAEGVLLTLPCLPALHFGAEQALLSGGSGVPGLGSGRDGADRFQREAMFGGPFGPFETEGCHFFDTTHPTYLRTALIGRLRTGGDGVGLALRRGQFFPRETSVLHGPFIIHDAGELMAWSRLFRNQEVLVVINTHTHQIRGAEITIDAGLHPPGSTLRYLYRSDWSPEALRDPQQAAESQPNHENVSERHGRAIVHLSLPPNGMALLT, from the coding sequence ATGTCAGCACCCACCTTGCGCATCCTGGATCCCAAAAAACCCAGGCGATTGGTCGATCTTTCCCTGGAAGCCACCAGTTCCATGAGTTCCAGTCCTTCCGACTGGCGGGATCAATTCTTTTATTTTCTTCTTCCGGATCGTTTCAGCGACGGTCGCGAACATGCCGCCAACCGGCCTCTTTTCGACCGCCACCACCCCACCCATGCCCGGATTCGGGATCGGGCCGCATGGATTGGCGCAGCCCGACGCTGCAACGGTGGAACCTTATCGGGCATTCGCAGCAAACTTGATTATCTGCAAAACCTGGGTATTTCCACCCTCTGGCTGGGACCGATCTGGAAACAACGTCGTGAAACCCTGGGAGATTTTGGTTACGGCATCCAAAATTTTCTCGAAGTGGATCCGCGCTTTGGCAGCGTCGCCGATTTGCGCGTCTTGGCAGACTCGGTTCACGAACGGGGCATGTATCTGATTCTGGATATCATTCTGACCCATACAGGCAACAACTGGTTCTATCGGGATGAACACGGCCAGGGTCGCGACAGCATGCCCTTCAAAGAGACCCGTTATGAATTTGCCGGTTGGCGGAATGCTCAAGGAGAGTGCGTGCCCAAAATCATGGATGCCGACGCTGGCGTCTGGCCGGAAGAGCTGCAAGACCCCTCCTGGTATACCCGCAACGGCTGTATGGAGATGAGCGGCAACCGTGCAACAACCGAACCCGCCCTGGAACGTGGCGATCTTGCCGACCTCAAGGAACTCGACCTGCACCAGGAACAGATTCTGACCGCCATGATCCGCCTTTGGTGTCACTGGATCGTGCGCAGTGATTGCGATGGCTTCCGGATCGACACCCTGCGCCCCCTGCCCCCGGAAGTGACGCATCGCTTTTGTGCGGAAATCCGCCAATTTGCCGGTTCCCTGGGCAAGGAAGAGTTTTTGTTGCTCGGCGAAGGCAAACAGCAACCCGGTGCCCCCTGGCATGGCATGGCAGAAACCCAGGATCTGGCCGATGCCGTCCTGGATCACGGTGAATTGGTGGAAAATCTGGATGAACTCCTCGCAGGCAACCTGCACCCCCAACGTTTTTTTGCCATGTTCGACAATCCGGCCCACGCCTCCGGCGTTGCCGGCGGGGGACGGTATCGAGTCATGTTTCTGGATCACCGGGATCTTGACATTTCGGCTGGAACGGCATCCAGAGAAGAACGTTATCAACGTCTTGCCCAGGCAGAAGGGGTTTTACTGACCCTTCCCTGCCTGCCTGCCCTGCACTTTGGAGCCGAACAGGCCCTGCTCAGTGGCGGCAGCGGCGTGCCAGGATTGGGTTCCGGGCGCGACGGGGCCGACCGCTTTCAACGCGAAGCCATGTTCGGCGGACCCTTTGGACCGTTTGAAACCGAAGGGTGTCACTTTTTCGATACAACCCATCCAACCTATCTGCGAACCGCACTCATCGGACGCTTGCGGACGGGCGGCGATGGTGTGGGCCTGGCCTTGCGGCGCGGACAGTTTTTCCCCAGGGAAACCTCGGTCCTGCACGGACCATTCATCATCCATGACGCCGGTGAACTCATGGCCTGGTCCCGACTTTTCCGCAACCAGGAGGTCCTCGTGGTCATCAATACCCATACCCACCAGATTCGGGGAGCCGAAATCACCATCGATGCCGGACTGCACCCCCCCGGCAGCACGTTGCGTTATCTCTACCGAAGCGACTGGTCCCCGGAAGCCTTGCGTGACCCCCAACAAGCAGCCGAGTCCCAGCCAAACCATGAAAACGTCAGCGAACGCCACGGACGCGCCATTGTCCACCTCTCCCTCCCCCCCAATGGCATGGCGCTCCTGACATGA